The Medicago truncatula cultivar Jemalong A17 chromosome 7, MtrunA17r5.0-ANR, whole genome shotgun sequence genome includes the window GATGCCGATGAAGTTTTGAAGCTGATCAAGAAGAGTGAATACAAGGTGGTGGACCAGCTGTTACAAACTCCTGCGAAGATTTCCATCATGGCCCTGTTATCAAGTTCTGGTGCTCATCGGGATGCCCTGAGGAAAGTACTAGACCAGGCatttgtggattatgatgtaacTCTGGGTCAATTCGAAAGCATTGTGGGGAATGTGACCGCGTGTAACAGTCTGACTTTCAGTGATGAGGATCTCCCAGCGGAGGGGAATAAGCATAATCAAGCGTTACTCATCTCTGTACTTTGCAGAACAGACTCGTTATCCAACGTCCTGATAGATACCGGCTCTGCACTTaatgtgatgcccaagtcaacccTCGACCAATTGGCGTACTCCGAGGCTCCTTTGAGACTTAGCAAGGTGACGGTAAGGGCCTTCGATGGAACTAGGAGATCGGTGTATGGTGAGGTAGATTTGCCAATTTCGGTCGGCCCACATGAATTTCAGGTTACTTTCCAAGTCATGGAAATCCAGGCTTCTTTCAGCTGTTTGCTCGGCAGACCATGGATTCATGACGCTGGGGCTGTGACATCTACTCTCcatcagaaattgaagtttgtaagTCGTGGAAAGTTGATCACTGTGAGTGGCGAATCGGCCTTTTTAATCAGCAATTTGTCTGCTTTCTCTGTTATCGGTGGTAGTGGTTCAGACGGGCCATCATTCCAAGGGTTCTCTGCCGAAGAAAGTGTCGGTAAAATTGAGACTTGTATGGCTTCGTTGAAGGATGCCCGGAGAGTAATTCAGGAAGGCAAAACCGAAGGCTGGGGTCAGCTAGTGGAGTTGCCAGAAAACAAGCGTAAGGAGGGAATTGGTTTCCTTAACAGTAAGCCTGGGATGTTCGACCCTACCAGAGGTTCTTTCCACAGTGCTGGTTTCATTCATGATTCGCCAGAGACCAATGCAATTTTAGATGATGCACCTGGAGGAGTGACACCGGTATTTGTGACGCCGGGAGGAGCTTGCTGCAACTGGATTGCTGTTGACATTCCTTCTGTGACACCCCGCTCTGAGTAATGTGTTTgtcttgtcttttgttgttttttttgtttgttttttagaaAACTCCTTTCGTTCTGCCCAAGGCGAAAGTGAAATCATGTAGGGCTTTGTTTTGCTTCTAGTacttttattacaaataaaaatcgtcgtttctttcacggcttttattactttttattttttgttgctttttctggaaaaatggtaatacaaaaatccaaaaaaatcattctctttttcttttaaatttcaaaaccaaaggtctgcatttactcattaaaatcaatcatgaatcatgtgcAGACTGAACATAAGTGAATCCGTTGAACACAGTGACCCCATGctttctcccaactttgaggtcCCGGTTTACGAGGCTGTGGCAGAGGAGGATGAGGAGATCCCGAATGAGATCAAATGGATGTTGGAACAAGAAAGGAAGACAATTCAACCTCATCAGGAGGAGATAGAAATCATCAATCTGGGTACTGaggaagacaagaaagaaatcaagattggggcATCGTTGGATGTATCTGTCAAGAAAAGAGTAATTGAGCTTATCAGAGAATATGTTGATATATTCGCATGGTCATACAAAGACATGCCGGGTCTAGACCCTGATGTCGTTGAACACAGACTGCCTTTGAAGCCTGAGTGTCCTCCGGTaaagcagaaattgagaagatctcatcctgatatggccctcaagatcaaagaggaagtgCGAAAGCAAATTGATGCAGGTTTCCTAGTCACATCAGAGTATCCTCAATGGTTGGCCAACAtagtgcctgttccaaagaaagatggcaaagtcagaatgtgtgttgattatCGGGACTTGAACAAGGCTAGTCCGAAGGATAATTTTCCTTTGCCTCACATTGATGTATTGGTTGATAACACTGCTAAGTGCAAGGTTTTCTCCTTcgtggacggtttctccggctaCAATCAGATCAGGATGGCTCCtgaggatagagaaaagacgtctttcatcACACCCTGGGGTGCTTTCTGCTATGTGGTGATGccatttggtttgataaatgctggtgccactTACCAAAGGGGTATGACCAAAATCTTTCATgatatgattcacaaagaaattgaggtctacgtagatgatatgattgttaagTCTGGCacagaagaagaacatgttgagtatttgttgaagatgtttcagcggttgagaaagtacaagctccggttgaatcccaacaaatgtacttTCGGTGTTAGATCTGGTAAACTCCTAGGCTTTATCGTCAGTCAAAAGGGTATTGAAGTTGATCCCGACAAGGTCAGAGCCATCAGAGAAATGCCTGTTCcaaagacagagaagcaagtcagaggttttctTGGTAGACTCAATTATATCTCCAGATTTATCTCTCACATGACCGCCACATGTGGACCAATTTTCAAGTTACTCCGCAAGGATCAAGGGGTGAAGTGGAATGATGATTGTCAGAAGGCTTTTGATCAAATCAAAGAATATCTGTTAGAACCTCCAATTCTTGTTCCTCCAGTTGACGGaagacctttgatcatgtatttaacagTACTGGAAGATTCCATGGGCTGTGTTttgggtcaacaagatgaaaccggaaagaaagagcacgcTATCTACTATTTGAGTAAGAAGTTCACTGATTGTGAGTCCCGATATTCTGTACTTGAgaaaacttgttgtgctttagcttgggctgccaagcgtctccgtcattatatgattaatcatacaacttggttgatatccaagaTGGATCCtatcaagtacatatttgagaagccAGCTTTAACTGGAAGGATTGCTCGCTGGCAGATgttattgtccgagtatgatatcGAGTATCGCACTCAGaaagcaatcaaaggtagcatcttGGCAGAACATTTGGCTCATCAACCAATCGAAgactatcaaccaatcaaattcgACTTCCTAGATGAAGAGGTTATGTATCTAAAAGCAAAAGATTGTGACGAACCAGTGTTCGGTGAAGGTCCTGATCCGGAATCCGAAtggggtttgatatttgatggagCTGTTAATGTCTATGGAAGTGGAATTGGTGCGGTACTCATTACCCCTAAGGgtactcacatcccttttactgcGAGGTTACGTTTTGATTGCACAAACAATATCGCAGAGTACGAAGCTTGCATCATGGGTATCGAGGAAGCCATCGATTTGAGGATCaagaaaattgtcatttatGGAGATTCCGCTCTTGTgattaaccagatcaaaggagAATGGGAAACTCGTCATCCTGGATTGATTCCCTACAGAGATTATGCAAGGCGTTTGctgactttcttcaacaaagtagAGTTACATCATGTGCCCCGCgatgagaatcaaatggcaGATGCTTTAGCTACTCTATCCTCAATGATCAATGTGAATGGTCACAATACTGTGCCAGTAATCAATGTCCAATTTCTCGACCGACCTACTTATGTGTTTGTAGCTGAAGCAATTGATGATGACAAGCCATGGTATCATGATATCCAAGTTTTCCTTCAAACTCAAAAGTACCCACCTGGGGCATCCAACAAGGACAAGAAAACATTGAGAAAATTGTCAAGCCGTTTCTTCCTTAACGAAGACGTTTTGTATAAAAGGAACTTTGATGGGGTCCTACTTAGATGTGTGGATAAGCATGAAGCAGAAAAATTGATGCGAGAGATTCATGAAGGCTCTTTCGGAACTCACTCATGTGGGCACGCCATGGCGAAGAAGATATTGAGAGCTGGGTACTACTGGATAACAATGCACGCTGATTGCTACAATCATGCCAAgagatgccacaaatgtcaaatctatgctgacaaGATTCATATACCACCATCTATGCTCAATGTCATCTCTTCCCCGTGGCccttctctatgtggggcattgacatgattggtCGGATTGAACCAAAAGCTTCCAATGGGCATCGCTTCATATTAGTGGCTATCGATtatttcaccaagtgggttgaagcagcatcttacgccaatgtgaccaagcaggtagtggtcagatttatcaagaacaacatcatcagcCGCTACGGTGTTCCCAACAGAATCATCACAGACAATGGCACAAATCTGAATAACAACATGATGAAAGAGTTGTGCGATGACTTCAAGATTCAACATCACAATTCTTCTCCTTacagacctcagatgaatggggcagttgaagctgcaaacaagaacATCAAGAAGATCATACAGAAGATGGTAGTTACTTATAAGGACTGACATGAAATGTTACCCTACGCTTTGTATGGATACCGTACCTCAGTGCGAACCTcgacaggggcaacccctttctctttggTATATGGTATGGAGGCTGTACTACCTATAGAGGTTGAGATTCCTTCTTTAAGAGTCTTGATGGAAGCTGAATTGTCTgaagctgaatggtgccagagcaggtatgaccagttgaatttgattgaggaaaaacgtatggctgCTTTGTGTCATGGACAGTTATATCAGTCAAGGATGAAACAAGCATTCGATAAAGGAGTCCATCCCCGCGAATTCAAGGAAGGAGATCTTGTGCTCAAATGTATCAAATCCTTTCAACCAGATCCTAGGGGCAAATGGACGCCAAACTATGAAGGTCCCTACGTGGTGAAGAGAGCtttctctggtggtgctttaattcttacaaatatggatggagaggagttacctcgtcctgtgaattctgatgcagtcaagaaatactttgtctaaatatataaaagaacagctcggtaggtcgaaaacctgaaagggcggcttaaaccaaaaatgagcgtctcgatggatcgaaaacccgaaagggcggtccaggcaaaaattagagacaaaaaaaaaaaaaaaaaggaaattatcctgatagatcgaaaacccgcaagggcgatctatgcaaaaattaaggatcgAGACAAGTAACTGCATCAGATGAAACATCACTCGCCCGAGACACCTTGACTGTCAGAAGTTCTCTAATATTGAAGCATCCAAACTATGGAATTCAAAGTGGTTAAGAAGTAtagcggttattgtgttcaatgtacctatCCCTTATAATTACCATATTCCAACTCTTTGTAATCTATGGTGCCATGCCTTTAGCCGGTCACCATTtctattaaatcaatttgagcATGTGCCCCTTTGTTGGAATTCTTGTTTATTCTATGtgcaaaaaaatctttctttcgtttttagtattagtatttgaagcaaaaattttgaaaacttttctaaagattttatgttttctttccaaaaaaaaaaaaaaaaaaaaaaaaaaaaacaaaaatgacaaacatattatctttaaaaacatGTATCACATAAGTATGTGTCAACAGTTGGTCCGAAACAAGCAGGTTCAACAAAGAagaaatagtcattgcaaaaaaaaaaaaaaaaaaaaaaaaaaaaaaaaagaggcgccctggtggatcgaaaacccgaaagggcgatccaggtaaaaattaggggcatacaaaaagagaaaaagaaaaatgtctccccggtggattgaaaatccgaaaggacgatccaggcaaaagttagggatttcaaaaaaaatatatatacaaaaaggcAATGACTATTCAAACATGAAAATACGGTGTTGCATTggtgaaatggcgacttctacccCGGTTTGGGAGGACTTACCCCAGTAGTATGTTTAAGGGCTGTACCCCAACAATGGTTGATTCATTCCCTGTGACTTTATTCCCAATGAAGGTTTCGAGTGTTCGTCCAGTGATGCCGGGCCGTTCTCCTTGTAGACCTGCCCAGTCCTGCctcaacaatcttaccattatgccgtcatatgagtctcatacatactcattcattcatgcatacatagcacgcatataaatatcatccatacatagttgcatttttaccCAATGACTTATTTCAATATCCTTAGATATCACCCCCAGCGTGTCTAACTCcaaaatgtcatcaaatcaaacatgtgGCAGGTCTCATCAGTAATCAGTCTATACAATTCCCCTTTGTCTTCAGACAAATTCCTTGTTCCCctcaactttatctttatcaaGTCATTCCCTTGATACCAAGCTTTACAATGTCTTCacttttaccgtgtgtttgctatcccacaatgttagcaaaccctatcggtccgtcttgtctttactttcgccactcgtcggcaaatcatgtctttactttcgccacccgtcggcaaatcatgtctttactttcgccactcgtcggcaaatcatgtctttactttcgccactcatcggcaaatcatgtctttacattcgccactcgtcggcaatcaatcatgtctttacattcgccactcgtcggcaatcaatcatgtctttactttcgccactcgtcggcaatcaatcatgtctttactttcgccactcgtcggccaatcatgtctttactttcgccttGAAACATTGTCATTTATACTTACCTATCATTTCTTTCCCCAGTGATACCTATCCATTTGGCTCCCAGTCAGCCTCTGCATCATCTTTACCTTCATACTTACATCATATTCAGTCGTATTATCACATTCATCAGCATTACATCTCTGGCgtttcaaatggtccaaaattggcgttttcatatatttaagtctctccgaccctttggtttaaaaagttctcttttaaaacctttgtgacgaagaaacttaaataggggcatctgtcataccccaattttggaccgtttaaaatctcttgtccgtattttaaaatggttcacgttcccttttattcgtttttttttaccatttaaaattcgggtttcttgtctttagtcattcaaaaagtttttatttttacatttaaatcaacgttcgcatttcacaacaattaaaaccgtctcactttcatttttatgacgcatttttgttatatagtctTTTTAGTCGTAACGATCATGTCTAAAAAAAGAGAAGGTCTAATCGCATTTTAAAAGGCGtatctttttaatcatttcaaccgaaatttcggcagggaggatactttgaagtacctcatgtcagatttcgaaggggctttttatttttttagtttgtttattattattttattttattttattattattttttttaaaaaaaaaaacaaagaaaggaaagtcacgtgagtgactttctttcttccttcctcttttcttttctttttcttattttttttttttttttttttatttttttatgtttttttttatttttatttttattattatttattttattgatttatttatttatttgttaaagtctttttctccaagtctcagctgcaggggtattttggtctttgatctgtaccagagccaaccctagtttgtcactataaatacactgtccaatcattgggaaatggtCCGAAAATCACTGTAGCCGCATCAGAGTCAGAAAACGGGTCAGATTGGTCCCCATCACATAGAAAACACTTttcccttttctctctctttccaaATACGAatcaaacaccaaaaatcacaaaaaagatgaacatcaccaacaacattcaTGAATATTCATGAACATTCATCCTCATAACTTTTTACCAGAAATCAACATAAACACCACAAATCCataaaaccaactcaaatcaacacataacaaaacaaaGCGAACCGAACCGGAGCAAAAGGGACGCGCCTGAACCGGATCGGAGAGAGAGCAGATCCAAACTTGGAATCAGCGTGAGGTCgcgaagaagaaagaagagaaccGGACCGGAGCAAAAAGAGCAGGTTGGAGCAAAAAGAACAGATCGTGACGGATTCAACTCGAGGTAAAGATGTAGAAACTTTCTCTTTCACGTTTTTGTgctttctttgtaaaaaaaaaaattaaattcaaactcagatctactccgtttgggacttgttttcaaaaatctaagctcggattcacGTAAAGCAGGAAAATGGATGTTTAAAAGTGCAAAAAATTTCTGAATCGGAGCAAATTTTTttactccggcggcggcgccgccaccgtAAGGCGAccggccgccgcgccggagttagACACcaatcggagaagatgaccggaattctagagagaggtcagactctctctctctagaattcaAAGAGGAGAGaagtttttttgtgttttgtgttgttttttttgttgaagtccCTTTTTATACTACACTTGTTTTTGTCCAATCCTATATACGCGCGTACATGCTCTTTGGTGCTCCCTCGCGTTATgagccatcagatctggatcgttccTTGATCTGATGGCTActgtgtgttttgtttttgaatcatGTGTGTGTCTATTTGGGTGAACATTGGTATGCTTTCTGTTCAAACCGTCGGATCTatgatctgacggtcactgtgtttccttctctattttgtgttttttttaaacccttggatctttgatccaatgGCTATGATGAGATtttgggattcagatctggacctctggattcatccaacggccCAGATTtgatcctgctgagccaatgttttattatttcttatttttatttatctttatttttaaatactgtttttttacattttttgacatttttgtgtttagaaaaattctaaaaaaaagttttctcactattttaattttctctaattttaaaagtccatcctatttattttttttcttttaattttttttttatttatttcttatatgatgatcttaattattatttgtcttaattcttgcttattatttcttatgtctcattcatcataatatttcttgtgattactaactatttaatttttttgtcttgaatcatagcatgcacatttaattttcccattattttattttgtcattgacttagtgtgtataaataggaaattggtgtaattttatttcttgcatttttattttggcataaaggccttagggttgtatttaggaattgatgtaataatgtaggtaacacaagcaccgacactaccacgttttatttaccgctttccgttagtttttacgacgttacgttagttttcaccgttagtttagaaaaatcattttctcaaaaagtcaaatatgcaaaacttcaaaaatcattttcttaataacatttttcctttattttttcttaatcaaactctcaatcaattttaattcaacttcaatcattttcaaaatttaaaatcaattaacttcactcatttcttttatctcatgccttgaggcctctttctcttcttaaaacccatttcgaaaaatcttaaaatcaacctaacccactaaagaaatttttgagtggaactacgtcggttttgatccctttcccaaaaagggtacgtaggcagaggactcgtccttccaaatcaaataaaaataaccaaaaacatacttcttctccctccattctttcacttagattttaggtaataattttttcaaataagcaacaaagttagcacaagataatctaggtaagaggttcctatggaataccatagacgcttagggtgctagcaccttcccttcgcgtaaccaacccccgaatccaaagtctcgaaggggtttttactcattttttcccttcccaagaataaaaatcgagagttcaaagattgacgattcaaatcaattaatggtttgacatccgaaaatcgtGAGCACATATATCCATTAAAATCTTAGTCTATATGCATCAATAATTGCATGAGAATTAATGTTGACACATATGCATTGGCTGAAAAACACGAGAAATTTACTCAAATGCTCCtcaacagttaactgccgagttatggaaccggctgcagttaactaccgaggaaaacttcgacAATTAACTGTAATGGATTGATTTTgaacgtttcaaacaattgcagtattatatttatgcatattatatatatatatatatatatatatatatatatatatatatatatatatatatatatatatatatatcttaataagaatatcatttaaatcttgaccaaaaaaataaagagcatttaagtactcaaaaaacatttcaataagtgtaaaaattaagcatttgaatattgttttgcaaattacttaaataaataaaaaatctttgtgcacaattattttaatgtagaaaatataacaatatattataccttaaaaaaaatcgctgtgcacaattattttaacaatttttttattattatttttatttaagtaatgtgcaaaacaatattcaaatgcttaaattttacactgatttaaatgttattcttattaagatatatacgcataagtataatactgcaattgtttgaaacgtaccaaaataatgattgaaacattcaaaataaataaatattattaatgacaatttatggtttttgtcagaaaaaaacaggtttgaggtttcctcggcagttaactgccgaagttttcagttttcctcggtagattACTGCCGAatttttcctcggtagttaactgcagccggttccataattcggcagttaactgccgagggatATTTGGAtaaattactcgtgtttctcagccaatgCATATGTGTCAACAGCGATTCTCTAATTGCATAGATACAATGAAGAGCTTTTACTCCAAAGCTTCTTACCTTTGACTGATTACTCTCATTTTAACTAGTATGTATTCTGAAGCCCAACAATGTCGTCCAAGTGGTAGAATAAGTGGAAAAGAGGTTCCTTGTGGACAATGCAATCAAGAGAATGATTCTGATTGTTGTGTACAAGGACAAATGTATACAACTTATGAATGTTCGCCATCAGTGTCTACTTACACTAAAGCATATCTCATACTTAATAGTTTTCAAAAAggtggtgatggtggtggtcCTTCGTATTGTGATAATCAATATCATTCTGACGATACTTCAGTTGTTGCACTTTCCATCTGATGGTTCGATAACAAGAGTAGATGTCTTCACAACATTACAGTGAATGCAAATGGAAGAAGTGTGGTGGCCATGGTAGTCGATGAGCGTGACTCTACAATGAGATGTGATAAAGATCATGATTACCAACCTCCTTGTCGCAACAACATAGTTGATGCCTCCAAGGTTGTATGGGAAGCATTGATATCAATGGGGTGATGCCTCAAAATCAATGGGGTGGCCTTGATATCATCACATGGTCAGATGCTTGATGTTGCTGAAGTTGGGAATTTTATTTCTGGTTTTGTTTCTATATTTGTAATTAGTTCATTTTGCgaactttttttctctctttagtgTTTCATGTGTATATCGTTCTATTGTAAAATTATGAACTTTTTTTATACATACTATTTTCACACGTATACATCaaagttttttctaaattacatttgaagaatggtgggtaatttacccaccaaccaatgaaaatgagcaatttatttgtggggtcaagatagttcatatatgcttatgtgg containing:
- the LOC112416679 gene encoding uncharacterized protein, whose translation is MCKATLFNHNHEACDICSMDPRECIQVQNDVQGLLNRRELVVTREPESKDVCVVTPVFRARRPLVINPNSTKPVGTPLVICVPRPTPTTAQKAVPYKYEGTILEPGSETTSPVAVDNIAENSRILRSGRILPTVGPKSVSVPIDEPVKERNAGKGKAGEQAKEFDFEDADEVLKLIKKSEYKVVDQLLQTPAKISIMALLSSSGAHRDALRKVLDQAFVDYDVTLGQFESIVGNVTACNSLTFSDEDLPAEGNKHNQALLISVLCRTDSLSNVLIDTGSALNVMPKSTLDQLAYSEAPLRLSKVTVRAFDGTRRSVYGEVDLPISVGPHEFQVTFQVMEIQASFSCLLGRPWIHDAGAVTSTLHQKLKFVSRGKLITVSGESAFLISNLSAFSVIGGSGSDGPSFQGFSAEESVGKIETCMASLKDARRVIQEGKTEGWGQLVELPENKRKEGIGFLNSKPGMFDPTRGSFHSAGFIHDSPETNAILDDAPGGVTPVFVTPGGACCNWIAVDIPSVTPRSELNISESVEHSDPMLSPNFEVPVYEAVAEEDEEIPNEIKWMLEQERKTIQPHQEEIEIINLGTEEDKKEIKIGASLDVSVKKRVIELIREYVDIFAWSYKDMPGLDPDVVEHRLPLKPECPPIKEEVRKQIDAGFLVTSEYPQWLANIVPVPKKDGKVRMCVDYRDLNKASPKDNFPLPHIDVLVDNTAKCKVFSFVDGFSGYNQIRMAPEDREKTSFITPWGAFCYVVMPFGLINAGATYQRGFIVSQKGIEVDPDKVRAIREMPVPKTEKQVRGFLGRLNYISRFISHMTATCGPIFKLLRKDQGVKWNDDCQKAFDQIKEYLLEPPILVPPVDGRPLIMYLTVLEDSMGCVLGQQDETGKKEHAIYYLSKKFTDCESRYSMDPIKYIFEKPALTGRIARWQMLLSEYDIEYRTQKAIKGSILAEHLAHQPIEDYQPIKFDFLDEEVMYLKAKDCDEPVFGEGPDPESEWGLIFDGAVNVYGSGIGAVLITPKGTHIPFTARLRFDCTNNIAEYEACIMGIEEAIDLRIKKIVIYGDSALVINQIKGEWETRHPGLIPYRDYARRLLTFFNKVELHHVPRDENQMADALATLSSMINVNGHNTVPVINVQFLDRPTYVFVAEAIDDDKPWYHDIQVFLQTQKYPPGASNKDKKTLRKLSSRFFLNEDVLYKRNFDGVLLRCVDKHEAEKLMREIHEGSFGTHSCGHAMAKKILRAGYYWITMHADCYNHAKRCHKCQIYADKIHIPPSMLNVISSPWPFSMWGIDMIGRIEPKASNGHRFILVAIDYFTKIITDNGTNLNNNMMKELCDDFKIQHHNSSPYRPQMNGAVEAANKNIKKIIQKMVVTYKD